One Salvia splendens isolate huo1 chromosome 22, SspV2, whole genome shotgun sequence DNA segment encodes these proteins:
- the LOC121786572 gene encoding zinc finger MYM-type protein 1-like has product MEKYFGKRLRFLDSCPELEAHIAEENLMENDDINESEIKADPGLRKPIAEYGVNIRDRIRREYVAKGPCQPKGNIFQKTRQGKDNRSFRDVWYKDYDWLEYSESKHAAYCFYCFLFKHGYVAPGDEAFTSCGFSNWKKALEKFKAHVGDKSSAHNKARIESIFASVSNERILKRFQDMDTRRNQLSRLTDARAT; this is encoded by the coding sequence ATGGAGAAATATTTTGGAAAAAGACTAAGATTTTTGGATTCTTGTCCAGAACTAGAAGCACATATTGCTGAAGAAAATTTGATGGAGAATGATGATATAAATGAAAGTGAAATCAAGGCTGATCCTGGTTTGCGAAAACCAATTGCAGAATATGGTGTGAATATCCGGGATCGTATTCGTAGAGAATATGTAGCAAAAGGCCCTTGTCAACCAAAGggtaatatttttcaaaaaacgCGTCAAGGAAAAGATAATAGGAGTTTTAGAGATGTTTGGTACAAAGATTATGATTGGCTAGAATATAGTGAATCGAAACATGCCGCATATTGCTTTTACTGTTTTCTTTTCAAGCATGGTTATGTGGCACCGGGAGATGAAGCCTTCACTAGTTGTGGTTTTTCTAATTGGAAAAAAGCACTAGAAAAATTCAAGGCACATGTTGGGGATAAAAGTAGTGCACACAACAAAGCAAGGATAGAATCCATCTTTGCTAGTGTTTCTAATGAAAGAATCTTGAAACGTTTTCAAGATATGGATACCCGTAGAAATCAGTTGTCTCGGTTAACAGATGCTAGAGCTACTTGA
- the LOC121786547 gene encoding magnesium transporter MRS2-3-like codes for MRAATLQPPNQVAAAPDDDGSGEPLLRPAAVGLAGALRKKAVGVRSWLLLDSTGHHNVVEVGKHAIMRRTGLPARDLRILDPLLSYPSTVLGRERAIVINLEHIKAIITAQEVFLLNSKDPSVIPFVDELQRRILRHHQAVKAQEAGDGENANWTNLYDLEGPHSMPASPPDSSKNFPNKEEGEKADGKEQLGENRDGPKLLPFEFVALEACLEAACSCLDNEARTLEQEAHPALDKLTSKISTLNLERVRQIKSRLVAITGRVQKVRDELEHLLDDDDDMAEMYLTDKLDGQLASSSVSTVEEQDDLDEADMDDRTPAEILEGTESAYVGHRNITSEEALFDGPNAPSRRSHGTHTSTHSAISNKLDVEELEMLLEAYFVQIDGTLNKLSTLREYVDDTEDYINIMLDDKQNHLLQMGVMLTTATLVVSAFVVVAGIFGMNISIKLFKDEVHGMTRFLWTVGGGSAGTVFLYVIAIAWCKHRRLLE; via the exons ATGCGCGCAGCCACGCTCCAGCCGCCGAACCAAGTAGCCGCCGCGCCGGATGACGACGGAAGCGGCGAGCCCCTCCTCCGCCCGGCCGCCGTCGGCCTCGCCGGCGCGCTCCGGAAGAAGGCGGTGGGAGTGCGGTCGTGGCTGCTCCTCGACTCCACGGGGCACCACAACGTCGTGGAGGTCGGGAAGCACGCCATCATGCGGCGGACCGGGCTGCCGGCCCGCGATCTCCGGATCCTCGACCCGCTCCTCTCCTACCCCTCCACCGTCCTCGGCCGTGAGCGGGCGATTGTGATCAATCTGGAGCATATTAAGGCGATCATTACGGCGCAGGAGGTTTTCCTGCTCAATTCCAAGGATCCTTCTGTGATTCCCTTTGTTGACGAGCTTCAGAGGAGGATTCTTCGCCATCATCAAGCCGTCAAAGCTCAG GAAGCTGGGGATGGCGAGAATGCAAACTGGACAAACTTGTATGATTTGGAAGGGCCTCACTCAATGCCCGCAAGTCCTCCAGATAGCTCCAAAAACTTTCCTAATaaagaagagggagagaaggCAGATGGAAAAGAACAACTTGGGGAGAATCGAGATGGTCCGAAGCTGCTCCCTTTTGAGTTTGTTGCATTGGAGGCATGCCTTGAGGCTGCTTGCAGTTGCTTGGACAATGAG GCAAGGACACTGGAGCAAGAAGCTCATCCAGCACTGGATAAACTTACTTCAAAAATTAGTACTCTCAATTTGGAACGAGTCAGACAGATTAAAAGTCGCCTGGTTGCTATAACTGGCCGCGTGCAAAAG GTGAGGGATGAGCTAGAGCATTTGCTGGATGACGATGATGATATGGCGGAGATGTATCTAACAGACAAACTAGATGGACAGCTTGCATCGTCTTCTGTTTCTACTGTAGAAGAGCAAGATGACCTGGACGAGGCTGACATGGATGACAG GACACCTGCTGAAATATTGGAGGGCACTGAGAGTGCTTATGTTGGCCACCGGAACATTACCAGTGAAGAGGCCTTGTTTGACGGCCCTAACGCCCCAAGCAGACGCAGTCACGGAACCCATACTAGTACGCATAGTGCCATAAGCAATAAGCTCGATGTGGAAGAGCTAGAAATGCTCTTGGAAGCGTATTTTGTTCAGATAGACGGTACACTCAATAAGTTATCCACT CTGAGGGAGTACGTCGATGATACAGAGGATTACATCAATATTATGCTTGACGACAAACAAAATCATCTTCTTCAGATGGGGGTTATGTTGACAACAGCAACCCTTGTGGTGAGTGCGTTTGTGGTGGTTGCTGGGATTTTCGGTATGAACATCagcatcaaacttttcaaagaCGAAGTGCATGGGATGACGAGGTTTTTGTGGACTGTTGGAGGTGGCTCAGCCGGCACTGTCTTCCTGTACGTGATTGCCATCGCGTGGTGCAAACACAGACGGCTGCTGGAGTGA